In Ignavibacteriales bacterium, the following are encoded in one genomic region:
- a CDS encoding serine/threonine-protein phosphatase, whose protein sequence is MFLHLTPLRRILVLVGIFSLLINRSGFSFGSNSIIVDFSFLGGLLILFVLAVELKDKLLAKSELEAGRKVQKELMPEQDIQIAGWKLWLFTSPANEVGGDLIDFLRLDENNYVITIADVAGKGLKAALLTSKLQATIRALATEINSLSDLGKKINKIFHRDSTPSLFASMLLFKIDTNSGKVEYINAGHFSPLIISNNEIKEFSKGGAALGIISDSNYKEQSIVLENNDLFIAYSDGVFEAQNEHDEFFACKDSLS, encoded by the coding sequence ATGTTTCTTCATTTAACGCCCTTGCGCCGTATTTTGGTTCTTGTTGGTATTTTCTCTTTACTTATCAACCGAAGTGGATTTTCATTCGGAAGCAATTCTATAATCGTTGATTTTAGTTTCTTGGGCGGATTACTAATCCTGTTTGTGCTGGCTGTTGAATTAAAGGATAAGCTTTTGGCGAAAAGTGAACTTGAAGCGGGGCGAAAAGTTCAAAAAGAATTAATGCCTGAGCAGGATATACAAATAGCAGGATGGAAACTCTGGTTATTTACTTCACCCGCAAATGAAGTCGGTGGAGATTTAATAGACTTCTTGCGCTTAGATGAAAACAATTATGTTATAACAATTGCAGATGTTGCCGGCAAAGGATTAAAAGCCGCACTTCTTACTTCAAAATTACAAGCGACTATTCGGGCACTGGCAACAGAAATTAATTCTTTATCCGACCTGGGAAAGAAAATCAATAAAATTTTCCATCGGGATAGTACTCCAAGTTTGTTTGCATCTATGCTGCTTTTTAAAATTGATACAAACTCAGGAAAAGTGGAATACATTAATGCGGGTCATTTTTCTCCTTTGATTATTAGCAACAATGAAATAAAAGAATTTTCTAAAGGCGGTGCCGCCCTGGGAATTATATCAGATTCTAATTATAAAGAGCAGTCAATTGTGCTCGAAAACAATGATCTCTTTATTGCTTATTCAGATGGGGTGTTTGAAGCACAAAATGAACACGATGAATTTTTTGCATGCAAAGATTCTTTAAGCTGA
- a CDS encoding T9SS type A sorting domain-containing protein, producing MVSTVDVFKNCKLAWGDDRLDGAGIYAQDINPDGQLGNSVTPVELVSFSANVVSNTVSLNWITATELNNTGFDIERSVISNEVRNLNWHSIGFVSGNGTTSESNTYSFSDEKISSEKYSYRLKQIDFDGTFSYSNTIEVDLSLLQTFKLEQNYPNPFNPSTKIRYSIPSVSSAKVGSLNVTLKVYDVLGNEVATLVNENQSAGNYEINFDAKILSSGIYFYKLQAGNFSQSIKMILLK from the coding sequence ATGGTTTCTACCGTTGATGTTTTTAAAAACTGTAAACTTGCATGGGGTGATGATAGGTTAGATGGAGCAGGAATTTACGCACAGGATATAAACCCCGATGGGCAGCTTGGTAATTCTGTAACACCGGTTGAATTGGTTTCTTTCTCGGCAAATGTTGTCAGCAACACAGTTAGTTTAAATTGGATCACTGCAACGGAACTTAACAACACTGGATTTGATATTGAGCGCTCTGTCATTTCGAACGAAGTGAGAAATCTTAACTGGCACTCAATTGGTTTTGTTAGTGGAAACGGTACAACTTCCGAATCTAATACATATTCTTTTTCCGATGAAAAGATTTCAAGCGAAAAATATTCTTACCGCTTAAAGCAAATTGATTTTGATGGAACCTTTTCATACTCTAACACAATAGAAGTTGATTTAAGTCTGCTGCAGACATTTAAACTTGAGCAGAATTACCCAAATCCGTTTAATCCTTCAACAAAAATTAGATATTCAATCCCTTCTGTCAGTTCGGCTAAAGTTGGAAGTCTTAACGTTACTTTAAAAGTTTATGATGTTCTTGGCAATGAAGTCGCCACGCTGGTTAATGAAAATCAGTCCGCTGGTAATTATGAAATTAATTTTGATGCAAAAATTTTATCAAGCGGAATTTATTTCTATAAATTACAGGCTGGTAATTTTAGTCAATCAATCAAAATGATTTTATTAAAATAA
- a CDS encoding DUF799 family lipoprotein, which yields MKIILSLIVGFLLINLVGCATYITKEEFAPKMYVERPLSILVLPPMNNSTAADAKDYYMTTVAEPLTNSGYYVYPMEIVGDILQQEGLYDTETMLNVPLDKFKEYFGADAVMYVTIQEWDTKYFITSGSVDVKVKCELKSTTSGEDIWFYDDKISVNTSGSSGGGGGWIGLLAQVVTTAIQTAATDYVPVARDVNKNIFLAMPFGKYNPKFDKDQKTK from the coding sequence ATGAAAATTATATTATCACTAATTGTTGGATTCTTATTGATAAATTTAGTTGGCTGTGCAACTTATATTACCAAAGAAGAATTTGCTCCTAAAATGTATGTGGAGCGGCCTTTAAGCATTCTTGTATTACCTCCGATGAATAACTCCACCGCTGCGGATGCTAAGGATTATTATATGACAACGGTAGCAGAACCTCTCACCAATAGCGGATATTATGTTTATCCCATGGAAATAGTAGGGGATATTTTGCAGCAGGAGGGTTTATATGATACAGAAACAATGCTCAACGTTCCACTAGATAAGTTTAAAGAGTACTTTGGTGCCGACGCAGTAATGTATGTTACTATTCAAGAATGGGATACTAAATATTTTATAACTTCAGGAAGTGTTGATGTTAAAGTAAAGTGCGAATTAAAATCAACAACCTCTGGAGAAGATATTTGGTTCTATGATGATAAAATTTCTGTAAATACCAGCGGTTCAAGTGGCGGCGGTGGTGGTTGGATTGGATTATTAGCACAAGTTGTAACAACCGCAATACAAACAGCTGCAACAGATTATGTTCCCGTGGCTAGAGATGTAAACAAAAATATTTTTCTTGCAATGCCATTTGGGAAGTACAATCCAAAATTTGATAAAGATCAAAAGACAAAATAA
- a CDS encoding DUF4810 domain-containing protein — translation MIVGCGTTSKDTFYWGNYSTTLYDYKKNPDEKTLEAHKKELLSVMENSGKKNKIVPPGVNAEYGYLLLKEGQENEGFEYLAKEIELYPESIVFISRIKDEYNKGKQ, via the coding sequence ATGATTGTTGGATGTGGAACCACATCAAAAGACACTTTTTATTGGGGTAACTATTCCACAACTCTTTACGATTACAAAAAAAATCCTGATGAAAAAACACTTGAAGCACATAAAAAAGAATTGTTGTCTGTTATGGAAAATTCTGGAAAGAAAAACAAAATTGTGCCTCCCGGTGTAAATGCGGAGTATGGATATCTTTTATTGAAAGAAGGACAAGAGAACGAAGGCTTTGAATATCTTGCAAAGGAAATCGAGCTTTATCCTGAATCAATAGTATTTATAAGCAGAATTAAAGACGAATATAATAAGGGGAAACAATGA
- a CDS encoding curli production assembly protein CsgG — MKVFLRFLTPFLLTFLFISCATVKPPIIEDVSNTKQIVSKTILNQQERFLKRKVAIARFSNETKYGRGFFDKENEDRLGKQAMDILSSKLVETEKFLLLERSDLDQIAKEKEIANLKSFDIPAEYLIVGSITEFGRKSTSDVGIFSRTKKQTAYAKVSIRLVDVKTSQIIYSEEGEGEAFVEAGTVLGVGETAEYDATLNDKVINAAISKLVNNIVERLLDSPWKSYLIAFEDGNYFIGGGEKQGIKIGDEFDVYKKGNVVKNPQTNIDIELPGKVVGKIKVISTVPGSEVTELSICSKLSGELPLQDFSDYYVQEQ, encoded by the coding sequence ATGAAAGTATTTTTGCGATTCCTTACACCATTTCTATTAACCTTTCTCTTTATCAGCTGCGCCACAGTTAAACCACCAATTATTGAAGATGTATCAAACACAAAACAAATTGTTAGCAAAACAATTTTGAACCAGCAAGAAAGATTTTTAAAAAGAAAGGTTGCCATTGCACGTTTTTCTAATGAAACAAAATACGGTCGTGGTTTTTTTGATAAAGAAAATGAAGACCGCTTAGGAAAACAAGCGATGGACATCTTGTCCTCAAAACTTGTTGAAACTGAAAAGTTTTTATTGCTTGAGCGTTCAGACCTTGATCAAATAGCAAAAGAAAAAGAGATCGCTAATTTAAAATCATTTGATATTCCTGCTGAATATTTAATTGTCGGTTCAATAACAGAGTTTGGTAGAAAATCCACCAGCGATGTTGGAATATTTAGCAGAACAAAAAAACAAACAGCGTATGCAAAGGTTTCAATAAGATTAGTTGATGTTAAAACCAGCCAAATCATTTACTCAGAAGAGGGTGAAGGTGAAGCATTTGTTGAAGCAGGTACAGTTTTGGGAGTTGGGGAAACTGCTGAATACGATGCAACGCTAAATGATAAGGTTATTAACGCCGCAATTTCAAAACTTGTAAATAACATTGTTGAGCGGTTACTCGATAGCCCATGGAAATCATATCTAATCGCTTTTGAAGATGGCAACTACTTTATTGGCGGTGGTGAAAAGCAAGGAATTAAAATTGGTGACGAGTTTGATGTTTATAAAAAAGGAAATGTAGTTAAAAATCCACAGACAAATATTGATATTGAATTACCGGGAAAAGTTGTTGGGAAAATAAAAGTAATTTCTACTGTTCCCGGATCAGAAGTAACAGAACTTTCAATATGCTCTAAACTTTCTGGAGAATTGCCCTTGCAAGATTTTTCAGATTATTATGTTCAAGAACAATAA